A single region of the Mycobacterium avium subsp. avium genome encodes:
- a CDS encoding (2Z,6E)-farnesyl diphosphate synthase, with product MEIIPPRLKEPLYRIYEMRLRQELGAAKADLPRHIAVLCDGNRRWARDAGYDDVSYGYRMGAVKIAEMLRWCQAAGIEMTTVYLLSTENLQRDPDELAGLIEIITDVVEEICAPANRWSVRTVGDLELLGEEPARRLRGAVESTPVEASFHVNVAVGYGGRREIVDAVRSLLSKELANGATAEELIEAVTVDAISENLYTSGQPDPDLVIRTSGEQRLSGFLLWQSAYSEMWFTEAHWPAFRRVDFLRALRDYSQRHRRYGK from the coding sequence GTGGAAATCATTCCGCCGCGACTCAAGGAGCCGCTGTACCGCATCTATGAGATGCGGTTGCGCCAGGAGCTCGGTGCCGCGAAGGCCGACCTGCCCCGCCACATCGCGGTGCTGTGCGACGGCAACCGGCGCTGGGCGCGCGACGCCGGGTACGACGACGTCAGCTACGGCTACCGGATGGGCGCGGTCAAGATCGCCGAGATGCTGCGCTGGTGTCAGGCAGCCGGCATCGAGATGACCACGGTGTACCTGCTTTCCACGGAGAACCTGCAGCGCGACCCCGACGAGCTGGCCGGGCTGATCGAAATCATCACCGACGTCGTCGAGGAGATCTGCGCGCCGGCCAACCGGTGGAGCGTGCGCACCGTCGGCGACCTCGAGCTGCTCGGCGAGGAGCCGGCCCGCCGGCTGCGCGGCGCCGTCGAGTCCACCCCGGTCGAGGCGTCCTTCCACGTCAACGTCGCCGTCGGCTACGGCGGCCGGCGGGAGATCGTCGACGCCGTGCGCTCGCTGCTGAGCAAGGAACTGGCCAACGGGGCGACGGCCGAAGAGCTGATCGAGGCGGTCACCGTCGACGCGATCTCGGAAAACCTGTACACCTCGGGGCAACCCGATCCGGACCTGGTGATCCGCACCTCCGGCGAGCAACGGCTGTCGGGTTTTTTGCTGTGGCAAAGCGCCTACTCCGAGATGTGGTTCACCGAGGCGCACTGGCCGGCCTTCCGCCGGGTCGACTTCCTGCGGGCGCTGCGCGACTACAGCCAGCGGCACCGCCGCTACGGCAAATAA
- the trhA gene encoding PAQR family membrane homeostasis protein TrhA has translation MSSQTSTAPNPEPDHEAIVPGNTVEQLVEGAAQVLGKPRMRGWIHFYSAWLAVITGATLVSVSWAAASPRAGHSTLIYAAATVALFAVSATYHRVKWKTEAARTRMKRLDHSMIFVFIAGSYTPFARLVMPQNTGVVVLCIVWGGALAGIALKVCWPTAPRWLGVPLYLLLGWVAIWYAPTILHQAGVAAMVLLAVGGVLYSVGGIFYALRWPDPWPSTFGYHEFFHALTAIAAILHYIAMWFAVFYTGDHAWLATA, from the coding sequence ATGAGCAGCCAGACCAGCACCGCCCCCAACCCGGAGCCCGATCACGAGGCGATCGTCCCGGGCAACACCGTCGAGCAGCTCGTCGAAGGCGCCGCCCAGGTTCTGGGCAAGCCGCGGATGCGCGGCTGGATCCACTTCTACTCGGCGTGGCTGGCCGTCATCACCGGCGCCACGCTGGTGTCGGTGTCGTGGGCGGCCGCCTCGCCGCGCGCCGGGCATTCGACGCTGATCTACGCCGCGGCCACGGTGGCACTGTTCGCGGTCAGCGCCACCTATCACCGGGTGAAGTGGAAGACCGAGGCCGCCCGCACCCGGATGAAGCGGCTGGACCACTCGATGATCTTCGTGTTCATCGCCGGCAGCTACACCCCGTTCGCCCGGCTGGTGATGCCGCAGAACACCGGGGTGGTGGTGCTGTGCATCGTGTGGGGCGGCGCGCTGGCGGGCATCGCGCTCAAGGTCTGCTGGCCGACCGCGCCGCGCTGGCTGGGGGTGCCGCTGTACCTGCTGCTGGGCTGGGTGGCCATCTGGTATGCGCCGACGATCCTGCACCAGGCCGGGGTGGCCGCGATGGTGCTGCTGGCGGTGGGCGGGGTGCTCTACAGCGTGGGCGGCATCTTCTACGCGCTGCGCTGGCCGGATCCGTGGCCTAGCACGTTCGGCTACCACGAGTTCTTCCACGCCCTCACCGCGATCGCGGCGATCCTGCACTACATCGCCATGTGGTTCGCCGTGTTCTACACCGGCGACCATGCGTGGCTGGCCACGGCATGA
- a CDS encoding nuclear transport factor 2 family protein — MPNDAKTDAIRNTVHRYIELVAKGGADDLVELYADDATVEDPVGGEVHIGRQAIHGFYSALDNLQRECELLTLRVAGNEAAFHFRLTVTAGEHRMVIEPIDVMVFDGNGKVAAMKAYWSPDDDVSRP; from the coding sequence ATGCCGAATGACGCCAAGACCGACGCGATCAGGAACACGGTCCACCGCTACATCGAACTGGTCGCCAAGGGCGGCGCCGACGACTTGGTCGAGCTGTACGCCGACGACGCCACCGTCGAGGACCCGGTCGGCGGCGAGGTGCACATCGGCCGCCAGGCCATCCACGGCTTCTACTCCGCGCTCGACAACCTGCAGCGCGAATGCGAGCTGCTGACGCTGCGGGTGGCCGGCAACGAGGCGGCGTTCCACTTCCGGCTGACCGTGACCGCCGGCGAGCACCGGATGGTGATCGAGCCGATCGACGTGATGGTGTTCGACGGCAACGGGAAGGTCGCCGCGATGAAGGCGTACTGGTCCCCGGACGACGACGTCAGCCGGCCGTAA